Genomic segment of Limisphaerales bacterium:
ACCGAAACCACCCGCCACCCCGCCGCCCCCGAGCAACCCCGCCGGCGCAGCCAGCCCACCACCGCCCAGCTCCACCCGCGGCACTGCCGCACCGCCCCCCCCCTCCACAGGCACTCCGCCGCCACCATCCACTCCGAGTGCTGCACCGCAGAAAGATTTTGATGACGTTCAGGACGAAGGCCCCCAACACGGCAGTTATTCTTCCGGATTTCTGGCCACGGTGATTGATTCCAAAATGGCGGCGCTCCGTGGCACGACGAACAGTTTTATTCTCGGAATTAGTTCTCAAGTTTTCAAACTGGCCGGTGACATTGCGCTGCTCATCGTCGCCGTCGCTTGGCTGGGGATGGGATTGCACACGGAATTCAAGACCGACGACGCCGATGCCGATGAAGGCGATGCCGTCGAAAATATGGAAAAGGCCAAGGAGGATGAAGAAGAGCAAAAGAAGAACGATGAAAACGCTGCCATTTTCACCAAGACCATTCAACCGCTGCTCAAGGAACGTTGCTACGATTGCCATAAAGGCAAGGAGGCCAAAGCCAAGCTCGACCTCAGCACGTTTGAGGACAATGACGAAACGGGCGTTATGGGCCTAATGAGCGTGATCGGTGCCAACGCCGGTGCCAGTCAAATCATCACACGCATCAAGAGCACCGACGACCCGATGCCACCCGAAGGCAAAGGTGAAAAGTTCAGCACCGAACAGGCCGATGCGCTGGCCAAATGGATCGACGCCGGTGCGCCGCAGCCCGAACCGGGCGTGGACGCCAAAGCGCTCATCCGCATTACGGGGCTGATTTTCATGGGCGTGCTACCAATTGCGTTTGTGCTGATCCTGCATTACCTCACCGGCGTGCTGTTCAACGCCGGCGATTCACTCATCAAATCCACCCCCAGCCGCCTCTCCAGCAGCGGCTTGATGAAGGCGATGGCGCTGGTGGTTCTGCTTGCGGGCTTTGCTGCGGGCGCGGCGGGGATCATCTACGGCATCATCGACGCCACACAGGGCTTCAGCGATAACTGGCTGAAAGTACTCGCCAAAATTGGCGGCGGCATCGTGCTGTATCTCTTCGGCGCATCGCTCGCGCGCCTCTGGCTGAAGCCCGCGCAGTTGAACATCAAAGTCGGCCCCGGCAATTCCGCCGGCGACGAGGCGCTGGGCATCATGGCGATGTTCTCCAAAACCATGCTCAAGACCGCCCCGATTATTTACGGCCTCGCGCTGATCTTTTGTTTGATGTTCACCGGCATGCAAATCCTGTCCGACGAAGGCGAAGTCGCTCCCCCCCCCGCTGATGCCAATGCAGCAGCCCTGCCCACCGCCGCTGAACCCGATGAAGGTGTAGTGGCCGGACTGCTCAATAAATCCAAAGAAACCCTTGGCGACGCAGTCACCTACTTCAAAGACTCCCCCTTCACCGTAGCCAGCAAATACGTGGACAAAGCATCCGTCCTGACAATGGCCATCAAAATCCCCGTGTATTTGTTTTTCTACTTTCTGTTTTCCTACGTAATGGTGGAAGCATTGCGGGCGCTCTTCTCCCTGCCGGGACGACGGAGTTAATTGTAGCCCGGCCCGCTGGGCCGGGCCCCGGGCCACCGGCCCGGGCTACATAAACCCAAAGGTAGGGCGTGCTCTCCGAGCGCGCCTTGGTGGTTTCGGGTTTCGGGGAAACCACCCTACCCTGCGAGTTGCCTTAACACATACGGCAAAATTCCGCCGTGGCGGTAATAATCCACTTCGATGGGGGTATCGATGCGGCAGGCGACGGGGATGTCTTGGGTCGCGCCGTTTTTGGTGACTCGCAGGATGAGTTCACTTTGGGGTTGGAGGGTGTCGTTGAGGCCGATCACATCGAACGTTTCGCTGCCGTCAAAGCCGAGGCTTTGCGGGCTGGCGCCGTCTTTGAATTGCAGCGGGAGCACGCCCATGCCGACGAGGTTGCTGCGGTGGATGCGCTCGAAGCTGGCGGCGACGACGGCGCGGACGCCGAGCAGGCGCGTGCCTTTGGCGGCCCAGTCGCGGCTGGAGCCGGTGCCGTATTCGGTACCGGCCAGCACGATGAGCGGGGTGCCGTTTTCGCGATGGCGTTGGGCGGCTTCGTGGATGCTGACGGTGTCGCCTTCGAAGGTGGTGATGCCGCCTTCGGTGCCGGGGACCATTTGGTTTTTGATGCGGACATTGCCGAAGGTGCCGCGGGTCATGATGCGGTCATTGCCTCGGCGGCTGCCGAAGCTGTTGAAATCCTTTTGATCAACTTCGTTGTCTTGCAAAAATTTTCCGGCGGGGGAATCGGCTTTGATGGCACCGGCGGGTGAGATGTGGTCGGTGGTGACACTGTCGCCAAAGAGGCCGAGCACGCGCGCGCCTTCGATGGGCGTGATGTTGCCGGGCTCGAGGCTGAAGTTTTCAAAGAAGGGCGGCTCTTGGATGTACGTGCTTTGCGCGTCCCATTCGTAAAGGTCGCCGGTGTTGGCGGGGATTTCGTTCCACTTGGGATTTTGATTGGCGAAGTCGCTGTAGAGTTTGCGGAAAATTTCCGGCTTCAGAGCGGCTTGCATCACGGAGTTCACTTCCTCGAGCGATGGCCAAAGATCGCACAGGAAAACCTCGTTGCCGTCGGTGTCCGTGCCGAGGGCGTCGGTGGAGAGATCGATGTCCACGCGGCCGGCCAGCGCGAAGGCGACGACCAGCGGCGGGCTCATCAAAAAGTTGGCCTTGATGTTCTGGTGAATGCGCGCCTCGAAGTTGCGGTTGCCGCTGAGCACGCTGGCGGTGACAAGGTCGTTCTCGACGATGGCCGCCTCGATGGGCGCGGCGAGCGGGCCACTGTTGCCGATGCACGTGGTGCAACCGTAGCCGACGAGATGGAAGCCGAGCGTGTCAAAATACTGCTGCAGATCGGTGGCCTCAAGATAATCGCTGACCACCCGCGAGCCGGGGCCGAGGGAGGTTTTGACGGCGGGATTGATGGTGAGGCCGCGCGCGACGGCTTTCTTGGCGAGCAAACCAGCGGCAAGCATCACACCGGGATTGGAGGTGTTGGTGCAGCTGGTGATGGCGGCGATGACGATGCTGCCGTGGCCGAGTTCTGTTTCGCCATTGCCGTTGAGCGACACGGTGGTGTCGGCCGCCTCAAGCGTGTTGGCTTCGCGACCGAAACCGCCGTCGGCCACGGGGCGCGTGAAGGTTTCGTGGAACGCCTCTTTCATCTGAGGCAGCTCGATGCGGTCTTGCGGGCGTTTGGGACCGGCGACGCTGGAGGTCACCGTGCCGAGGTCGAGCGAGAGGTCCACCGAGTAGTCCACCTCGCCGGCCTTCGGCAAACCGAAGAGGCCCTGCGCGCGGTAATAATTTTCAAACGCGGCGCAGTGTTCGTCGGTGCGGCCGGTGGCGCGGAGGTAGTTGACCGTCTCGGCATCGATGGGAAAGTAGCCCATCGTCGCGCCGTACTCGGGCGCCATGTTCGCGATGGTGGCGCGGTCGGTGAGCGGCAGTTTCTCCGCGCCCGCGCCGTAAAATTCCACAAACTTGCCGACCACCTTCGCCGCGCGCAGCATCTCCGTAACGGTAAGCGCAAGGTCGGTGGCGGTGACGCCTTCGGCCAATTCGCCCGTGAGTTGCACGCCGACAACATCCGGCGTGAGAAAGTAAACCGGTTGCCCGAGCATCCCCGCTTCCGCCTCGATGCCGCCCACGCCCCAGCCGACCACGCCGAGGCCGTTGATCATCGTAGTGTGGGAATCGGTGCCGACTAGCGTGTCTGGATAATGCACGCCGCCCTTTTCGAGGATGCCTTGGGCGAGGTATTCCAGGTTCACTTGATGCACGATGCCGATACCGGGAGGGACGACCTTGAACGTATCGAAGGCTTGCATGCCCCATTTCAGGAATTGGTAGCGCTCGCGGTTGCGGGTGAATTCGAGGTCGAGGTTCTTGTCCATCGCGTCGTCGCTGCCGGAGAAATCGACTTGCACGGAGTGGTCCACAACGAGATCCACCGGCACGAGTGGCTCAATGAGCTTAGGCTCCTTGCCGAGGCGCGCGACGGCGCTGCGCATGGCGGCGAGGTCCACAAGCAACGGCACGCCGGTGAAATCCTGCAACACAATCCGCGAAACGAGAAAAGGCACCTCCGCGGTGCGGTCGGCCTTGGGCTGCCACGCAGCGAGTTCGCGCACGTTTTCCTCGGTGACTTTTTTGCCATCGACGTTCCGCAGCACGGCCTCAAGCACGATGCGCAGGCAGGCGGGCAGTCGCGAGATGCTGCCCAGTCCGGCTTCCTCCAGCGCGGGCAGTGAATAGAATTGGCCTTCGTTGCCGTTGCCGAGGTCGAATGTTTTTAATGAATCGAAAGAATTGTGGGTGCTCATCCGGTAAGCACAGTTTGCGGGAGGGGGTGGATGGTGTCAAGACGGCGGCGGCTACTGGATGTAGATCTCGGCGACCTTGCCTTTTTTGAAACTGAAAACGACCGTGTCGTACATTCGATTGTCCGTTGGGTCTTGAATGCGGAGGCCTGTATACGTCCAGCGTTGATCGTTGGTGGCATCGGGATCGCCGAACACTTTGCGAATGGTGCTCAAGGGTTTGTCGCGGTAAATCAAATCAATGCGATTGGGGCCGCTCACGCGATTCCACGCGATGCGGCGACCGACGGTTTGTTGGCGAGCGCGTTGGGTGGCGGCGTTGATGGGCGTGCCGTTGAGATTCCATCCGACCAATTGCTTGGGCATACCGTCGCGCGCCCATTCGCGCCGGGCGACGAGGCTGCGATTGCGATAGGTTTTTTCACTGGCCAATTTCCCGTCCGGCCACCAGCCGCGCCAGATGCCACTCGGAATGCCGTTGGCGTAATTTTCCTCAAAACTTTTTTTGCCGTTGGGCCACCAGTCAACCGTTGGTCCGTGCAGGACGCCCACGCGATAGGTGGTGAGGTTTTGGATTCCGCCGTCCTTATAATAATACGTTGAGTTCCCATCCAATTTGCCATCGGCGTAATTGAACACCGAGCGAGGCTTGCCGTTGTTGTACCAGAATTTGGAGGGACCGTGCTGTTTGCCAGCGCGATAATGGATTTCTGAAATGCGCGTGCCATCGAAATGTTTGCGCTCGGCTTGGCCGGTGTAGGGCGCGGTGGCCTTGGGCAAATACCACAAACCATCGGCACGTCGTTGCAGCGCCTCCTGCGCGGTGGCCATGCCGAGGCACACCCACGCGATGGCCAAAATTGGTGTAATGCGTTTCACCGTCCTCACTGGTCAACCTACTGCAAAACCGTTTCCATTTCAAGTTGACAAAAAAACGGGAGGCCCGAAAGCCTCCCGCGCAAGTGTTATTTCTTTGCCCTAGTAAAGTTTAGTTGAGCTTGGCCAAGGTTTCCTTGATGGCTTCGAAGTTTGGCAAGTCGCCGGGCGACGCGGTTTGCTCGGCGTATTGCACGGTGCCTTCTTTGTCGATGACGAAGGCCGCGCGCGCGCTGGTGGCGCCCACGCCGATGAGATCATCAAGCAGCACGCCGTAATCTTTGGCGGTTTGCTTGTTCAAATCGCTCGCGAGCGTGATTTCGATGCCGTCCTTTTCGGCCCATTGTTTTTGGGCGAACGGGCTATCGACACTCACGGCGATCACGGTGGCATTGAGATCGTGATACGCGCCAATCCCGGCGGTGAGATCACACAGCTCGGCGGTGCACACGCCGGTGAACGCGAGCGGCACAAAGAGAAGCACCGTGTTTTTTTCGCCGTAATTAGCGCTGAGCGTCACGTCGGTAAGACCGAAATCGTTTTTTTCGCCGTCGGCGTTGCTGGATTTGAGGGTGAAATCAGGAGCTTTGGAGCTTACTTCAATGGGCATAATATTGTGTGGTTTTGTGAATTGAGGTTAAGGGTGTGGCGCGTTATAAGCTTGCAGCGAAGGGGTGTCAAACCCGTAGGGTAACAATAAATCGTAACAACCAACCAAGTTTTACCGTCTGACTTTACGAAGGTGGGGGGCGTGCTGTATCTTTCCCCAAGAAATTGAGTTCGGCTCATGAAGAAACCCCAACACGTAAACGCTTTTACTCTGATTGAGTTGCTGGTCGTCATTGCCATTATCGGCATCCTTGCTTCGCTCCTGTTGCCGGTATTGGCCGGGGCCAAGAAAAAGGCACGCACAATCAAAAGTGTCAGTAACCAAAAACAAATCGGAGCAGGCTACACCGGCTATCTCGGCGACCACGATGGATGGTTTCCCAGAGTAGCAGGCCCGGCCAGTGTGGGAGGAAAACAAGGCGACGGCATGGGCCAAAAAGGCAAACTCCCTAAACTCGTGGCTCGGCTTTACGGGGCATTGGTGCCCGAAAACGAACGGCCGCTCAACGAGTATGTGGGGGATCCGAAAATTTTCCATGACCCGGCGGACATCGGCGGCGGCGTGTATGTCCTCCCCAGTTGTTGGGAATCGCTTGGCAACAGCTATCAACCCCAGTCTGCCGATGACATGTTTCGCGTGAAGCGCGTGCTCGGCGAAAAAAGCGAACCGGCTGACTCATACGAGGGCATTTCCATGCACGAATCCGAACTCACCACGCATAATGCCGTTGATAAAAAAATAATCCAAGGCGACTGGAATTGGCCTTACGACCGCGAAGATGCGTGGCATGGCGTAGAAGACTATGGTCGACACGTGATGCTTTATGGCGATATGCACGTGGAACAATTTGTGTTCCCCCCCACCTCCACACTCCTCAAATGGCAGCTCCAACCTCCGCCCGATCCCGCCTTTACCTGGTGGTGAACCCCCGCCCGATTAACTTGAAACTTTACGAACCATAAAAAATTGCCTACCTTGATCAAAGCGGAGCAGACGTTTATGAAACACAAAAAAACCACCTCAGGATTTACGTTAATTGAAATACTCGTGGTGATTGCCATCATTGGCGTTTTGGCAGCGATGCTGATGCCCGTGCTTGCGGGAGCGAAGAAAAAAGCACGCACAATCAAGAGCGTCAGCAACCAAAAACAAATCGGGGCCGGCTACACAGGCTATCTCGGCGACCATGATGGATGGTTCCCGACCGTATACGGCCCCGCTGGGCTGGGCGGACAAACCGGCACCGGTATGGGTGGCAGCGGCCCACTCCCCCCCGTTGTGGTCAGTTTATTTGGAGCCAAAGTACCCGAAGCCGAGCGGCCGCTTAACGAATATGTCGGAAGCGCGGACGTGTTTCATGACCCCGCCGACAACGGCAGCACCCTCTACAAAATGAGAAGCTGCTGGAAAACACTCGGCACCAGCTATCAACCCCAAGTCGCCGATGATCTCTTTCGCGTGAAACGTGTACTGGGCGAACGCAATGAAAAGCCCGGCAGTTATGAAGCCACTTCCATGCACGAATCCGAGCTCACCCAGTTTGCCGCGGTAGACAAAAAAATAATCCAGGGCGATTGGAACTGGCCCTACGACCGCGAAGACGCGTGGCACTCCACCAAAGGACTCGCCAAGCACATCATGCTTTATGGCGACATGCACGTGGAGGAATACATTTTTCCCTCCACCCAAGAAATGGTCGACATGTTCACCCAAACACCAGACCCAGCATTCAAGTGGTGGTAAACGAGCCGTCAACTTAAGACAAAAACCGGCGGGTTCAGCCCGCCTTTTTTTGGGCCTTCAACTCAGCCGCTTCCGGGCTCTTCGAGTAAAAATTATCCAGCGGAAAACAACCACTCGGCAGACCCTTCCGCGGTGCGGTGGTGCAATCGCTGAACGTCCGGCAAATTAATTTCTTTTCCAATGCGCCCTGCCCCGTTGCCGCCGCGAGGATATTTGGATAGCTCAGCACCACCCGCCCCAGTCCCGCGAAATCTGTCCAGCCTTTGCGCAGCAACGCCTGACTCACGTGCGGCAGAAACTCTTGCAAGTAACTCAGCGCCGAAGACACCACCGCCATCCCCGCCGGCAATTGCGCTTTCACTTGCCTCACCGCATCGATTTGACGCGCCACATCCACCAGCGGATCGTACGCCGGTTGATAGCCATCGCTGGGCGGATACGCCGCCGGCCGCTGAATGTGCGGATTGTAATAAGGCGAACCGGCGGAAGTGTTCAGCAATTTAATGCCCAACTCGCTGCAAAGTTTCACAAAGGCAAACGTCTCAGTGAGATCCGGTTGCGTGGGATCATTTGGATTCACACCAAATTGGAATGGATATGGCGTTTCAAAATCCTCTGGAATGCCCGGACCCAACTTGCCCGGTTGTGCGCGTACCGGATCAGGCCGGTGTGGCACGATGTCAAACAAACTCAACCGCACTGCAAGATCGAGATCGTTTCCGTCCGCGCGAATGCCCGCAATGATCTCACGCAACACCCGCGTGCGGTTTCCAAAACTGCCGCCATAACGCCCCGCCCGCGTGAACGCACCGAGCAATTCGTGAAGCAAATAGCCGTGGCAACATTTGAGGTCCACGAAATCCGCACCCACTTCGCGCGCCAATCGCGCCGCCTTCACGTAATCGCCGATCAATCCGGCCAGCTCATCATCCGTCCACATCTGCGCGTTGCTCGTCACTTTGAATTTTGCATCCAATATCGGATGCCGATAAGCGACCCGCGGCTCGTAAGTAAACTTTTCATTTGGCCGACAAAACCGTCCCGAATGCGTCAACTGAAACCCAAT
This window contains:
- the acnA gene encoding aconitate hydratase AcnA, with protein sequence MSTHNSFDSLKTFDLGNGNEGQFYSLPALEEAGLGSISRLPACLRIVLEAVLRNVDGKKVTEENVRELAAWQPKADRTAEVPFLVSRIVLQDFTGVPLLVDLAAMRSAVARLGKEPKLIEPLVPVDLVVDHSVQVDFSGSDDAMDKNLDLEFTRNRERYQFLKWGMQAFDTFKVVPPGIGIVHQVNLEYLAQGILEKGGVHYPDTLVGTDSHTTMINGLGVVGWGVGGIEAEAGMLGQPVYFLTPDVVGVQLTGELAEGVTATDLALTVTEMLRAAKVVGKFVEFYGAGAEKLPLTDRATIANMAPEYGATMGYFPIDAETVNYLRATGRTDEHCAAFENYYRAQGLFGLPKAGEVDYSVDLSLDLGTVTSSVAGPKRPQDRIELPQMKEAFHETFTRPVADGGFGREANTLEAADTTVSLNGNGETELGHGSIVIAAITSCTNTSNPGVMLAAGLLAKKAVARGLTINPAVKTSLGPGSRVVSDYLEATDLQQYFDTLGFHLVGYGCTTCIGNSGPLAAPIEAAIVENDLVTASVLSGNRNFEARIHQNIKANFLMSPPLVVAFALAGRVDIDLSTDALGTDTDGNEVFLCDLWPSLEEVNSVMQAALKPEIFRKLYSDFANQNPKWNEIPANTGDLYEWDAQSTYIQEPPFFENFSLEPGNITPIEGARVLGLFGDSVTTDHISPAGAIKADSPAGKFLQDNEVDQKDFNSFGSRRGNDRIMTRGTFGNVRIKNQMVPGTEGGITTFEGDTVSIHEAAQRHRENGTPLIVLAGTEYGTGSSRDWAAKGTRLLGVRAVVAASFERIHRSNLVGMGVLPLQFKDGASPQSLGFDGSETFDVIGLNDTLQPQSELILRVTKNGATQDIPVACRIDTPIEVDYYRHGGILPYVLRQLAG
- a CDS encoding toxin-antitoxin system YwqK family antitoxin, encoding MKRITPILAIAWVCLGMATAQEALQRRADGLWYLPKATAPYTGQAERKHFDGTRISEIHYRAGKQHGPSKFWYNNGKPRSVFNYADGKLDGNSTYYYKDGGIQNLTTYRVGVLHGPTVDWWPNGKKSFEENYANGIPSGIWRGWWPDGKLASEKTYRNRSLVARREWARDGMPKQLVGWNLNGTPINAATQRARQQTVGRRIAWNRVSGPNRIDLIYRDKPLSTIRKVFGDPDATNDQRWTYTGLRIQDPTDNRMYDTVVFSFKKGKVAEIYIQ
- a CDS encoding redoxin domain-containing protein, producing MPIEVSSKAPDFTLKSSNADGEKNDFGLTDVTLSANYGEKNTVLLFVPLAFTGVCTAELCDLTAGIGAYHDLNATVIAVSVDSPFAQKQWAEKDGIEITLASDLNKQTAKDYGVLLDDLIGVGATSARAAFVIDKEGTVQYAEQTASPGDLPNFEAIKETLAKLN
- a CDS encoding type II secretion system protein, with amino-acid sequence MKKPQHVNAFTLIELLVVIAIIGILASLLLPVLAGAKKKARTIKSVSNQKQIGAGYTGYLGDHDGWFPRVAGPASVGGKQGDGMGQKGKLPKLVARLYGALVPENERPLNEYVGDPKIFHDPADIGGGVYVLPSCWESLGNSYQPQSADDMFRVKRVLGEKSEPADSYEGISMHESELTTHNAVDKKIIQGDWNWPYDREDAWHGVEDYGRHVMLYGDMHVEQFVFPPTSTLLKWQLQPPPDPAFTWW
- a CDS encoding type II secretion system protein; the protein is MKHKKTTSGFTLIEILVVIAIIGVLAAMLMPVLAGAKKKARTIKSVSNQKQIGAGYTGYLGDHDGWFPTVYGPAGLGGQTGTGMGGSGPLPPVVVSLFGAKVPEAERPLNEYVGSADVFHDPADNGSTLYKMRSCWKTLGTSYQPQVADDLFRVKRVLGERNEKPGSYEATSMHESELTQFAAVDKKIIQGDWNWPYDREDAWHSTKGLAKHIMLYGDMHVEEYIFPSTQEMVDMFTQTPDPAFKWW
- a CDS encoding NADH:flavin oxidoreductase; protein product: MTSPFKLTRIPTLKTPEAFRAHVDSLGVEIPCDNAIITEGSPIGEALSDLKINGKIIGNRIALQPMEGWDGTVDGRATDAVRRRWRRFGESGAKLICGAEAMAVRRDGRANPNQLLINSETQGDLAALRGILLAAHREHFDTTDDLVIGFQLTHSGRFCRPNEKFTYEPRVAYRHPILDAKFKVTSNAQMWTDDELAGLIGDYVKAARLAREVGADFVDLKCCHGYLLHELLGAFTRAGRYGGSFGNRTRVLREIIAGIRADGNDLDLAVRLSLFDIVPHRPDPVRAQPGKLGPGIPEDFETPYPFQFGVNPNDPTQPDLTETFAFVKLCSELGIKLLNTSAGSPYYNPHIQRPAAYPPSDGYQPAYDPLVDVARQIDAVRQVKAQLPAGMAVVSSALSYLQEFLPHVSQALLRKGWTDFAGLGRVVLSYPNILAAATGQGALEKKLICRTFSDCTTAPRKGLPSGCFPLDNFYSKSPEAAELKAQKKAG